The nucleotide window ACCTCGACGGCCTGGTCGTACGCGTCCAGGACAGCGGCCGCCGGGTCGTGGACCGCGAGGCCCTCCTGCCGTACGACGTCACGGGCAGGGCGGTACTGATCCACACCGGCTGGTCCCGCCACTGGGGCACCGAGGCCTACGGCCACGGCCACCCGTACGTCACCGCCGACGCCGCCGCCTGGCTCGCCGAGCAGGGCGCCGCCCTCGTCGGCATCGACTCCCTCAACATCGACGACACCGACGACGGCACCCGCCCCGCCCACACCACGCTGCTCGACGCCGGCATCCCGATCGTGGAACACCTGTGCGCACTGGACCAGCTGCCCCCGCAAGGCTTCCGTTTCCATGCCGCACCCCCGGCCGTCGAGGGCATGGGCACCTTCCCGGTCCGGGCGTACGCCCTCCTCGACGAGGAGTCGTGACGGCGGCGCAGACGGCGATCACCGCCGTCGGCTGGATGGGAGCCGCCCTGCTCCTGGCCGCCTACGCGCTGGCCTCCGCCGAACGCATCCCCGCCGGAGGCCGCGCCTTCCAACTCCTCAACCTCCTCGGCGCGGCCGCCCTGACCCTCAACTCCGGCTACCACCAGGCCTGGCCGTCCGCCCT belongs to Streptomyces graminofaciens and includes:
- a CDS encoding CBU_0592 family membrane protein; this translates as MTAAQTAITAVGWMGAALLLAAYALASAERIPAGGRAFQLLNLLGAAALTLNSGYHQAWPSALLNTAWIAIGLAALTRRTPRTPRLP